One Mauremys mutica isolate MM-2020 ecotype Southern unplaced genomic scaffold, ASM2049712v1 Super-Scaffold_100033, whole genome shotgun sequence genomic region harbors:
- the LOC123358228 gene encoding erythroid membrane-associated protein-like isoform X1: MAEQTRDITQRFTAKLQAEIVTGWRSAQLYAVDVTLDPSTANPYLVLAEDRKRVTHRDERQDLPDNPERFDTMAVVLGAEGFTGGRHYWEVEVGEKNLWTLGVCREDGRRKGHIVYLSENGYWTIWQHAGQCKANASPPTLLSVSVRPRRVGIFLDYEAGEVSFYNVTDKSHLFTFTDTFSRVLRPYFNPENNKGGTNMCPLIICPVPAQAGESLCPGQ; encoded by the exons ccaAACTCCAGGCTGAGATCG TTACAGGGTGGAGAAGCGCACAGCTCTACGCAG tggatgtgactctggatcccagCACAGCAAATCCCTACCTCGTCCTGgctgaggatcggaaacgtgtgaCACACCGAGACGAGCGCCAGGATCTGCCTGACAATCCGGAGAGATTTGATACTATGGCGGTTGTCCTGGGCGCTGAGGGATTCACGGGCGGGAgacattactgggaggtggaggttggAGAAAAGAATCTCTGGACTCTGGGGGTCTGTAGGGAAGATGGGCGCAGGAAGGGGCATATTGTATATCTATCGGAGAATGGATACTGGACAATATGGCAGCATGCTGGGCAATGCAAGGCCAATGCCTCCCCCCCGACCTTGCTGTccgtgagcgtcaggcccagacgggtggggattttcctggactatgaggcgggcgaggtctccttttacaatgtgactgacaagtcccatctcttcactttcactgacaccttctctAGGGTTCTCCGCCCTTATTTCAACCCTGAAAACAATAAAGGGGGCACAAATATGtgtcccctgataatctgcccagtcccagctcaggctggagagagtcTCTGTCCCGGACAGTGA
- the LOC123358228 gene encoding erythroid membrane-associated protein-like isoform X2 → MSAAPCGAHTAAGMSSYPTQCMELQLPGLDVTLDPSTANPYLVLAEDRKRVTHRDERQDLPDNPERFDTMAVVLGAEGFTGGRHYWEVEVGEKNLWTLGVCREDGRRKGHIVYLSENGYWTIWQHAGQCKANASPPTLLSVSVRPRRVGIFLDYEAGEVSFYNVTDKSHLFTFTDTFSRVLRPYFNPENNKGGTNMCPLIICPVPAQAGESLCPGQ, encoded by the exons atgtcAGCAGCACCGTGCGGGGCTCACACAGCCGCTGGGATGTCCTCGTACCCCACTCAGTGCAtggagctccagctgccagggt tggatgtgactctggatcccagCACAGCAAATCCCTACCTCGTCCTGgctgaggatcggaaacgtgtgaCACACCGAGACGAGCGCCAGGATCTGCCTGACAATCCGGAGAGATTTGATACTATGGCGGTTGTCCTGGGCGCTGAGGGATTCACGGGCGGGAgacattactgggaggtggaggttggAGAAAAGAATCTCTGGACTCTGGGGGTCTGTAGGGAAGATGGGCGCAGGAAGGGGCATATTGTATATCTATCGGAGAATGGATACTGGACAATATGGCAGCATGCTGGGCAATGCAAGGCCAATGCCTCCCCCCCGACCTTGCTGTccgtgagcgtcaggcccagacgggtggggattttcctggactatgaggcgggcgaggtctccttttacaatgtgactgacaagtcccatctcttcactttcactgacaccttctctAGGGTTCTCCGCCCTTATTTCAACCCTGAAAACAATAAAGGGGGCACAAATATGtgtcccctgataatctgcccagtcccagctcaggctggagagagtcTCTGTCCCGGACAGTGA